The sequence AGTGATTGGTTGCATACCAATGACTCCTACGTACGGGGAACTCGACATGAGGGTACTACATCGACGCCGACAGGTAAACAGCGGGTGATGTTGCATTTATTAGATATACGGTGGGTCAATACAAATTATTGTTATACATTGCTTTCTCAAGATCGTGCTGCCGATCGAGATTCCGTTGCTGTCTTGACCAATGTGGACTCACAAGATATCCCAGGTTAGTGATTTGGTTAAAATTTACATATTCCTGTTAAGCATGCACTACATTGAGTGGCCAAATATATTATGTTCGCACTCTACTTTTCAGTGGCATGTATATGAGAAAGCAAGTAGTGTAGTGCATAAAAAGTAAAATATCACAGCCAAGAAAGCAAGCCCGATCCCAGTCCAGTTGCTCAATCGATAACAAGAAATAGAAGCATCCTATTTCTTGTACTAGCAAATTGCATGATGTGATATGTGATTTTTGGAGATTATCCTCTGGGGATGTCTATTGATACAACACGTCCAGTGCTGTTGCACAATTTCACCTATAGAACAATTTCAATCCAGTCTAGATTGCTAGGTAATTGTTGCAATTTAAGGAATAATTTATCTACAATTTGTATTGCGCTGAGTATATTGGTTGTTCTATTTACAATGTAGGGGCTGAGAATGTACCCAATTCACCGTCAGCAAACAATAATAATAAGCAACGTAAGCGGGAAAGAGAAAGAGCAAGGTATGCTGCAATGTCTCAGGAAGAGAAGAATGCAAAAAAAACCTGAGGAGACGTGAAGCACATAAAAAGAAAACGGTGTTGGATAACATGCTTTttgtttcctttcctttttgctTTTACCTGTTTTAGGTTTGGAGTTATTCAATTCATGTTCTTGTATGGAAGTAACAGCACAATGGAGATAAAAGCTCTTTTAACTTATTGTGTGTTATGATAGTAATAAAATGGCTCATATGTAGGAACTGTTTACATGTTCTGTTGCCGTGGTTGTATCAGCAATAAAATGGTTTCTTTTCCTTATGCTGGATTAAGTTTTGGTTGCATGCTAATTTGTGGGGAATCTGATGCCGATCATAAGCCCCTTAGCATCATTTTCACCTCCAAATTTAGGGTATTTTGTGCTATAGGCCCTTCGTCTCAGTTGGATGTCACTCATTCGTTTCTTTGTAATTAGTTCATCTCCAC comes from Panicum virgatum strain AP13 chromosome 4K, P.virgatum_v5, whole genome shotgun sequence and encodes:
- the LOC120702701 gene encoding uncharacterized protein LOC120702701 isoform X2, with the translated sequence MCEILGHVPSASPPDDLLRLEALSVGSKFKQLSSSLWPVLIAETGAKLVGSDNPGECMHQQNMSDMAGSPDGLDLDENSDWLHTNDSYVRGTRHEGTTSTPTDRAADRDSVAVLTNVDSQDIPGAENVPNSPSANNNNKQRKRERERARYAAMSQEEKNAKKT